The following is a genomic window from Thermostichus vulcanus str. 'Rupite'.
GTCGTCCCGCCCAACTGGAACCCCATACGGTGCGATTGCGACCGCGCTGCGACGGGATCCAGAACCTCTTGGCCTTTGACTTGCAGGTGGATCCGCCCCCGGTTGGCCAATCTCCCCTAGTAGATCTGGAGGGCAACGCAACCGACCAAGTTTGGTTTGGGGATCCCACAGAGCATCTGCGCATCCAAACTCAGGCCACTGTCCAAACCTTGCGGCACAACCCCTTCGACTACCTCCTCTTCGACTGGGCCACCCACCTGCCCATCGACTATCCCCGCAGCTTGGCAGCTCAATTGCAACCCTACCTAACCCCGCAAGCGGATGCCAGCCTCCAAACCCTAGCCTGGGAACTTTGGGATCAGGTACACGGGGAGAGTACCGCTTTTTTGCAAGCGCTGAACCAGCGCATCCATACAGAATGCCGTTACATTCTGCGGGAAAAAGGGGATCCCTGGCCTGCCAGCCTGACATGGCAGCGCAAAACCGGATCCTGCCGAGATTTGACCCTGCTGTATATGGAGGTGTGCCGAACCGTGGGCTTAGCAGCACGATTTGTCAGTGGCTACCAAGTGAGTGGGCCGGAGTTGCCCGAGGAAGAAGGCAATGCAACAGAATCGGATCCCGTTGTTCATCATCATCTCCATGCCTGGGCAGAAGTGTATTTGCCGGGGGCGGGATGGCGGGGGTTTGACCCCACCCAAGGGTTGGCAGTAGCCGATCGGCATGTGGCCTTGGCCGCCAGCGCTCATCCGAGCGGCGCGGCCCCGATCCGCGGCCATTGGTTGGGACGGGGCATTCAAAGCAACCTGCACTACAGCATCAGCCTAGAGGTCAGTGACAATATCAGTGGCAATATTCAAGGCCCAGTCCAACGGCTTTCAGCAGCCGGTTTGCACCCTGTCTAATGGGCCAATCCAATTGCAGTGTCTCCCCGAAAAAGGTTCTGGCTGGATCCCAAAGCGGCGGTGTAAGATGACGGAGTTTAGCCAAGCTTTAGAGAGTTTGCCGAGGGATCCCGTTGACCCAGTCTATTGATATCTCCGCTAGCGTCGATACGTTTTTGCAGGAGTTGGCCGCTATTCAGCAGGTGGGGCCGAAGCGAGTCGCAATCCTGGGTAGTCGTCATGTGCCCATTACCCACCAGTATTTGATCGAGACCCTCAGTTACGCCCTAGCCCTAACTGGCAACCACATCCTCACCTCTGGGGCCATTGGCACCAATCTGGCGGTGATTCGTGGGGCCATGCGAGCAGATATGAAATCCCTGACGGTAATCCTGCCGCAAAGTTTGGAGCGGCAACCCGCAGAGTCGCGGGCCAGCCTGGAGCAGGTGCTCCATCTGGTGGAACACCCTGAGAACGACCATCTTTCCTTGGCAGAGGCCAGCCACCTGTGCAATCTCGAAATCATCAGCAAGTGCCAGCAGTTGATTTGCTTTGTGTTTCACGACAGCGTCACGTTATTGGAGGCCTGCAAGCACGCAGAAGATCAACACAAATTGGTAACCCTCTTCTATTTCGACTGATTCTTCAACTGAGGTGACTGAGGATCCCGCTGGGGAAGGGAAAAGTGCTCTTTTAGCCAAGTTTCCGCCTCGGCTGGGGTGGTAAGCTGGCCATCTAGGGTACGGTAGCGCAGTTGATCCAAGATCTCCTGGAAAGACGGGCCGGGTGGGTACCCCAACCGACGCAAATCGTGACCATTAAGTAATGGCTTCACCCAGTGCCACTCCTGCAGATACCGCCAAATGAGTCGCCGAGCTGGTTTGGGGGCAATGGCGGCCAACAGAATCACCGCTGGGATCCGCAACCGTTGGAGAAGCTCCACCACGTGACTGGGGGGCAGTTCCGGATGAAGCTGAGCCAATACCTTTTGGTAGTATGGGTAAGTGCTCAGACGCTCGATGCCCGCCTGGGTGAGGTGCAGTTGGCTAGCTACCTGGGGGGCTTGGGGCAAAGTGAGCAGCAGAGCCTCGAGGCGCAGTTGCCAGATCTCATGGGATCCCAACTCCGGATAACGATGGCGAAAATGGGTGGCCCAATAGCCAACCCGTTGCAGTCGCTGACGTAAGGAGGGATCCCACTCCAAATCGGGGTGAATACAACGCAAGGCGCCCCACTCCGAGAGCTGCTGAAAGGCTGTGGGCCAATCGCGGGATCCGAGAATATAAGCCAACTCCTGCTTGAGCCGATCCCCACCCACCGCATCATGCAAGCCACTGGCCACGGCAGCTCGGAGTCTTTCTTCGGTACTGGAATCCAGCCGGAAACCCAGGCGCACCGCAAAGCGCACTGCTCGATAAATCCGGGTCGGATCCTCGACAAAACTGTTGGGATGCAACACCCGGATCAACCCCTGTCGCAGATCCGCTTGGCCACCAAAGAAATCCAACAGCTGTCCCCGTTGGGGTCCGTTCAGGCGTAGAGCCAGGGCATTGATGGAAAAATCCCGCCGGTACAGATCCTGCTGGATGGATCCCATCGCCACCTCCGGGGGAGAGGCCGGATAAGGATAAAACTCCGTGCGGGCACTGGCAATATCTACGCAAACACCTCCTGGCCAGATCAGGGCCGCGGTTTGAAATTTGCCGTGGATCTCCAGACGGGCTTCCGGGAAGTGCTGTTGCAAGGCTTGCCCCAAAATCAACCCCCATCCCGTCGGATCGGCACCATCCCCCCGCAAGGGGTAGGGTCCATCCACCACCAAGTCCAAATCCAGTCGCTCCAAATCCGGTAGCGGCTGTCGTCCCCACTGGTACAACAGCAGATCCCGCACGGCTCCCCCCACCAAATACACCTTTAGCCCACGCGCATCGGCCATTTCGGCGGCCCGTTGCAACAGGTGCCGATGCTGTTCCGACAAGGCTGCAAAGGTGAGATCCAAGCTGGGGTGGGCCTGGGGATCCCGCCGGGTGAGTGGGGCAAACAACGGGGCATAAGCGGGCAACTCGTGCAGATGGCGCAACACATCCGTACGGGTGACAATGCCCACCAACTGCCCATCCTGCAGAACCGGCAGCCGACCGATATCCCAATTCACCATCAGTTGCTGGATCTGGGCCAGCGGTGTATCCGGGGAGAGGGTTTTCACCTCACGGGTCATGTAGCCCTTGACGGGGGCATGGCCGAAACCGTGGTGTAGAGCAATATCGATATCCCGCCGCGAGATCACCCCCACCAACTGCGCTTCCGCATTCACCACCACCAACCCCGAATGTCCGTAGCGCAACAGCACCCGTTGGGCTTCATCAATCGTGGTTTCCGGACGAATCGTCCGCACCGGAGCCGACATCAGATCC
Proteins encoded in this region:
- a CDS encoding transglutaminase family protein — protein: MQIQIRHLIEYRYSRPAQLEPHTVRLRPRCDGIQNLLAFDLQVDPPPVGQSPLVDLEGNATDQVWFGDPTEHLRIQTQATVQTLRHNPFDYLLFDWATHLPIDYPRSLAAQLQPYLTPQADASLQTLAWELWDQVHGESTAFLQALNQRIHTECRYILREKGDPWPASLTWQRKTGSCRDLTLLYMEVCRTVGLAARFVSGYQVSGPELPEEEGNATESDPVVHHHLHAWAEVYLPGAGWRGFDPTQGLAVADRHVALAASAHPSGAAPIRGHWLGRGIQSNLHYSISLEVSDNISGNIQGPVQRLSAAGLHPV
- a CDS encoding DNA recombination-mediator protein A, with protein sequence MTQSIDISASVDTFLQELAAIQQVGPKRVAILGSRHVPITHQYLIETLSYALALTGNHILTSGAIGTNLAVIRGAMRADMKSLTVILPQSLERQPAESRASLEQVLHLVEHPENDHLSLAEASHLCNLEIISKCQQLICFVFHDSVTLLEACKHAEDQHKLVTLFYFD
- a CDS encoding CBS domain-containing protein codes for the protein MDLILCHQSADFDTLGAAVGAARLFPGARIVLTGGSLPGVQEFLSLHRDEFPLIELRSVDPQQVQKWILVDCHDPDRLGKAATWLNTPGITLEIFDHHVADSQTPAHEFWPDQTVLSHIEAVGATCTLLVERIRASGIPLSPFERLALALGIHMDTGSLTFPETTARDAEALTWLLGQGVNLILLRRFLGDGLTPEMRELLSQGLTQMQVRQVGGYRLGEWLLDLPEFVPGLAGLVMRLMDLTDVDVLILVARQGERLSLIGRARQDFAQLGQLMSRYGGGGHDCAAAATLKASSEQPLPNPEEVAQALMSALEERIPAPVTAQDLMSAPVRTIRPETTIDEAQRVLLRYGHSGLVVVNAEAQLVGVISRRDIDIALHHGFGHAPVKGYMTREVKTLSPDTPLAQIQQLMVNWDIGRLPVLQDGQLVGIVTRTDVLRHLHELPAYAPLFAPLTRRDPQAHPSLDLTFAALSEQHRHLLQRAAEMADARGLKVYLVGGAVRDLLLYQWGRQPLPDLERLDLDLVVDGPYPLRGDGADPTGWGLILGQALQQHFPEARLEIHGKFQTAALIWPGGVCVDIASARTEFYPYPASPPEVAMGSIQQDLYRRDFSINALALRLNGPQRGQLLDFFGGQADLRQGLIRVLHPNSFVEDPTRIYRAVRFAVRLGFRLDSSTEERLRAAVASGLHDAVGGDRLKQELAYILGSRDWPTAFQQLSEWGALRCIHPDLEWDPSLRQRLQRVGYWATHFRHRYPELGSHEIWQLRLEALLLTLPQAPQVASQLHLTQAGIERLSTYPYYQKVLAQLHPELPPSHVVELLQRLRIPAVILLAAIAPKPARRLIWRYLQEWHWVKPLLNGHDLRRLGYPPGPSFQEILDQLRYRTLDGQLTTPAEAETWLKEHFSLPQRDPQSPQLKNQSK